The genomic DNA ACTTCTTGAGAGGAAGGAAGCTGATAAACTGATGACAGAAATCAAAACTCCCTCAAATCATGAGGAAAACTCACCAACACCAAGAGAGCTCCACCCAGGAAGACATGAAACATCACCCAGCCACACCAGAGTACCCAcaaatccagaagagaaagtTCTGGTGGCAGGGACTCCAACCACTTCTCTATCCCAAATGTGTAATGTTCAATCAACTCCTGAATCCCAAAATTTTGCTAAGGAGGAGAAGGTTCCTAGTTCAGAGGCCAAGGTTCAAGTGGAGACTTCACGAGCTCCATGGAGGAGATCAAAAATCaacaaaggaggaaaggagaaaacacATGAGCCCTCAAATGAAAAGAAGACCAATGCAAAAGGTCTACCTATGTATAAAATGCCAGATCCTACAGAAGAGTTTCCAGAAATTGATGTAATGGAAGAACAAATAAACTCAAATGAATGCTATGATCCACCTTTTAACATCAGTGAGCTTTTGACACCTGTCATACCAACGAAGCATGTTCTAGACTCATTAGAAAATCAGTCAGAATTAGCAACACTCCCACCCCCAGAAAAGTCAGTGGGATCAAATGAACATGAAGGAGTTAATGAATATCAGTCTCGTGACAGTTATAAGTCAAAAGTCCCTAGTTTGTTGTTCAATCTCAAAGATGTCCGAAAACGAGTCAAGAGTACTTACAGTGCCTCCCCTCTGCTAAAAAGCcatgaagagaaaacaaaagctgGTGATCACGTCAAGCAAGAGACTATAAGCAATGGCACTTTTATGTCCAATGGATCTGAAGAAATTCCTCCACACATGTCAACCAAGGACAAAATGAACCACCAATCCCATGTTGATACCAAGGAGAAGGACCCTAAAGGAGATATTAATGGAGACTTTGCAGATAATTACCTAACTCTTAGTTCACCTCAGACTATAGAAAAACCCTCCTTCTATGTCAATGGGGAGACATCAGAACAGAATGATTTCAAGAATGATAACCTGGTTGTCAAGGATCTTAGAAACAGTGACATGGACTCTCAGCAGTATCATCACCAAGCAAATGAGCACAATACAAGGAAAAGCCGTCCCCACCTCACCTTGAAGCTTTGCAGTAGAGATCTAGTAGatggaaaaattgaagagaaattgAGTATTAACCATCTTGAAAATGGATTACCAAGATCCATTTCCCAAGAGACTGATCATGAGAAAGATGTAGGATCACAACATGCAAATTTCAGTCAGAAAATCTCACCAGGGCCACTTTCCCCAGAGGAAGAAGATGTATTCTATAGTGACACCCAATCTGACTTCATGCCAAACCTCAAAAGCAAGGCCAAAATAAGCACTAGTTCTTCAGATCAATCTTTTGCCTCCTTTGAGGATCAGCAGAAACCATGGTTTACAGATtgccaaagagaaaatagaaaaagtagcGTGAGCCTAGAAGAAAGtcaaaaaattgagaagaaagaaaagtttctaAGAAAGGATGATTTGCAATACTATGCTTTAAGCAATGGCTTTGCTAATATTGAAGATAGTAACAAGgaagaaatgtctcagagagaaGGTGAAAGCATGTCTAGAGATAGAGTGATGATTGAGTCAAAGGAAGAAGGCAATTGCAGAGATGTTTGgttaggagaaaataaaaacatttctcttCCTGCTACCAAAGATCCTCCATTATCACCTTCCCCAAATTCAAACAAGCACATTATGTTTACAATCAAAGACAATACCTTCAAATCATCTCCAGTGATCAAACCCATCATATTGCCTCTACTGAGGACATCATCCTCAGAAAATAGTCATAGCAATAACCAGAAAGAAGTGGAGAGTCGATCGGTGGAACACGGGGAGAACACTCACTTCTACCAGCTAGAATCCCAAGATGTACCAAATGCTCAAAAAACTGGACAGCTCTCAACATCAGGTGGTCAACCTAGTGCCTACAATAAAACCTATAGGAGCGTGAGTGATAGTGGACAGGTATTTGGATCAGTAAAGATGGAAAATGTCCAGTCCGTGTCAGAAGCCACTCTACTGGAAGATGACAGCAACTCCTCATTCTCACCATATATGAAAAATAGTGATGGGGTCAGAGCCACACCGAATTTATTAGATAAAGTTGTgggaaatgattttgaaaatgattATAAGAATAAAGAGAAACCTATCCCCTTCAGAATCAAACCCACCATCATTTTACCAAATGAAAATTCTGGGGATCAACCATCAGTAAGTCAAGTAGGAGAAGcctgttcaaaagaaaaaatgaattgttcTAGAAATCACTTACTGTCCACTCCCAGAGAAGGGTCTTTGGTGAACAATATAGTCCCTAGTGAGATGATGAACTCACCTATAGCCAGCTCCATAGTAGATGGCAGTATTTATTCCCCTGCAGCCAGCACCATATTGGATGATGCATTACAAAGTCCTCTAGACTCAGGTATATCACAGGGAGATTTGCCAA from Macrotis lagotis isolate mMagLag1 chromosome 4, bilby.v1.9.chrom.fasta, whole genome shotgun sequence includes the following:
- the C4H10orf71 gene encoding cardiac-enriched FHL2-interacting protein, producing the protein MPVQTMQGSKKYSDGLSDSSSIGSVLDDADREVSNLTDRAFRSLCISEDTSFNDSNLVISPDFAQQFFGSFQQGTGSHAIKKSNLCNRIQAHGNEHSGWASAFQQLPKYVQGEERCPKSNTPPPVASRRKLEIPISGLRSSKPVSKVSSLIKSFDRTENSGSDNLPPISKQSTLKNPLKCVPQPGIGVNFCMDSAFLTVRKVPAEISNTYQNTNWPGGRQGTPSSSSTNDLTSSVDGFQSTSVEASQSFESNLHLPPTKTAKGKSGKTNERASKGNFLHSENSAFESWNAHHKKLLERKEADKLMTEIKTPSNHEENSPTPRELHPGRHETSPSHTRVPTNPEEKVLVAGTPTTSLSQMCNVQSTPESQNFAKEEKVPSSEAKVQVETSRAPWRRSKINKGGKEKTHEPSNEKKTNAKGLPMYKMPDPTEEFPEIDVMEEQINSNECYDPPFNISELLTPVIPTKHVLDSLENQSELATLPPPEKSVGSNEHEGVNEYQSRDSYKSKVPSLLFNLKDVRKRVKSTYSASPLLKSHEEKTKAGDHVKQETISNGTFMSNGSEEIPPHMSTKDKMNHQSHVDTKEKDPKGDINGDFADNYLTLSSPQTIEKPSFYVNGETSEQNDFKNDNLVVKDLRNSDMDSQQYHHQANEHNTRKSRPHLTLKLCSRDLVDGKIEEKLSINHLENGLPRSISQETDHEKDVGSQHANFSQKISPGPLSPEEEDVFYSDTQSDFMPNLKSKAKISTSSSDQSFASFEDQQKPWFTDCQRENRKSSVSLEESQKIEKKEKFLRKDDLQYYALSNGFANIEDSNKEEMSQREGESMSRDRVMIESKEEGNCRDVWLGENKNISLPATKDPPLSPSPNSNKHIMFTIKDNTFKSSPVIKPIILPLLRTSSSENSHSNNQKEVESRSVEHGENTHFYQLESQDVPNAQKTGQLSTSGGQPSAYNKTYRSVSDSGQVFGSVKMENVQSVSEATLLEDDSNSSFSPYMKNSDGVRATPNLLDKVVGNDFENDYKNKEKPIPFRIKPTIILPNENSGDQPSVSQVGEACSKEKMNCSRNHLLSTPREGSLVNNIVPSEMMNSPIASSIVDGSIYSPAASTILDDALQSPLDSGISQGDLPNSIITSPLPSTCSSITSLGSERKTGAKTAREDITHAVLPSTGGDSQFDSSAEETMALCTRDALLEETSSWAAPYERPQSTTIHMEKSMNKPPAVPPKTEKALRRAKKLANKRKKMDLQQEKLSEIQEESPQVEGVDVIWKRPLSPAEIPNANFPRIRSLPPPVHRHSVSTLSESVRRRSSGAQSVIPMSSYPATQKKVLQDPQSGEYFVFDLPLQVRIKTFYDPETGKYVKVSIPSEGGSPDIPSSEILNSPYLVYPGLHPLPVTSLTPLRSSSQLSAPTFLRQETQARESAEHWLQSFRNPKLPRPQSYAEPIHNSPNLRTEEIPQNLEKDMSEAHNSDIISIDDLEDFASEGIS